One Aegilops tauschii subsp. strangulata cultivar AL8/78 chromosome 7, Aet v6.0, whole genome shotgun sequence genomic window carries:
- the LOC109785535 gene encoding cytochrome P450 77A3, with translation MDVNDVLLLASAVVLGLVWWRRCSKTGGVDGLPPGPPGWPVVGNLFQVILQRRPFMYVVRDLREKYGPIFTMRMGQRTLVIVTDADLIHDALVKQGPMFASRPADSPIRLLFSVGKCTVNSAPYGPLWRALRRNFVAEIVSPQRVKGFSWIREWAMGNHLRRIRAEHAKTGAVRMMASCRLTICSILICICFGAKIPDELIVEIEEVLKDVMMISLPKLPDFLPLLTPLFRRELAEAKNLRRRQLNCLLPLVRARREFLRTGGNACKAAGEGNRVIGGVEMMSPPGEAYVDSLFDLEPPGRGKRLGEEELVTLCSEVMSAGTDTSATALEWVMMHLILDPAAQERVYDEVVAKAGKTARITEADVEALPYLQAVVKETFRRHPPSHFVLSHAATRDAELGGYRVPANASVEFYTAWVTENPETWPDPDAWRPERFLEGGEGHDTDITGTRALRMMPFGAGRRICPAATLGVLHIQLTLANMIRELRWTPPAGEGPPDPTETFAFTVVMKNSLRAGIVERNQPPPVAAN, from the exons ATGGACGTCAACGACGTGCTGCTGCTGGCGTCGGCGGTGGTGCTGGGGCTGGTGTGGTGGCGGCGCTGCTCCAAGACGGGCGGCGTGGACGGCCTCCCCCCGGGCCCGCCGGGGTGGCCGGTGGTGGGCAACCTCTTCCAGGTGATCCTGCAGCGCCGCCCCTTCATGTACGTCGTCCGCGACCTCCGGGAGAAGTACGGGCCCATCTTCACCATGCGCATGGGCCAGCGCACCCTCGTCATCGTCACCGACGCCGACCTCATCCACGACGCGCTCGTCAAGCAGGGCCCCATGTTCGCCAGCCGCCCGGCCGACAGCCCCATCCGCCTCCTCTTCAGCGTCGGCAAGTGCACCGTCAACTCCGCCCCCTACGGCCCGCTCTGGCGCGCGCTCCGCCGGAACTTCGTCGCCGAGATCGTGTCGCCGCAGCGGGTCAAGGGCTTCTCGTGGATCCGGGAGTGGGCCATGGGCAACCACCTCCGGCGGATACGCGCGGAGCACGCCAAGACCGGCGCCGTCCGCATGATGGCCAGCTGCCGCCTCACCATCTGCAGCATCCTCATCTGCATCTGCTTCGGCGCCAAGATCCCCGACGAGCTCATCGTGGAGATCGAGGAGGTGCTCAAGGACGTGATGATGATCTCGCTGCCCAAGCTCCCGGACTTCCTGCCGCTCCTCACGCCGCTCTTCCGGAGGGAGCTCGCCGAGGCCAAGAACCTGCGCCGGCGGCAGCTCAACTGCCTGCTGCCGCTGGTGCGCGCGCGGCGGGAGTTCCTCCGGACCGGCGGCAACGCGTGCAAGGCGGCCGGGGAGGGGAACAGGGTGATCGGCGGCGTGGAGATGATGAGCCCGCCCGGGGAGGCGTACGTGGACTCGCTGTTCGACCTGGAGCCGCCGGGCAGAGGGAAGCGGCTCGGCGAGGAGGAGCTGGTCACGCTCTGCTCCGAGGTGATGAGCGCCGGCACCGACACCAGCGCCACCGCGCTGGAGTGGGTCATGATGCACCTCATCCTTGACCCGGCGGCGCAGGAGAGGGTCTACGACGAGGTCGTCGCCAAGGCCGGCAAGACCGCCCGGATCACCGAGGCCGACGTCGAGGCCTTGCCTTACTTGCAG GCGGTGGTGAAGGAGACGTTCCGGCGGCACCCGCCGAGCCACTTCGTCCTCTCGCACGCGGCGACGCGGGACGCGGAGCTGGGCGGGTACCGGGTGCCGGCGAACGCCAGCGTGGAGTTCTACACGGCGTGGGTGACGGAGAACCCGGAGACGTGGCCGGACCCGGACGCGTGGCGGCCGGAGCGGTTCCTCGAGGGCGGCGAGGGCCACGACACCGACATCACCGGCACGCGCGCGCTCCGCATGATGCCCTTCGGCGCCGGCCGCCGCATCTGCCCCGCCGCCACGCTCGGCGTGCTCCACATCCAGCTCACGCTCGCCAACATGATCCGCGAGCTCCGGTGGACTCCCCCCGCCGGCGAGGGGCCGCCAGACCCCACCGAGACCTTCGCCTTCACCGTCGTCATGAAGAACTCGCTCCGGGCCGGCATCGTCGAGCGCAACCAGCCGCCGCCGGTGGCCGCGAATTGA